The Terriglobales bacterium genome includes the window TCTCGAGTTCAGTTTGGGAAACGTCCCGCTCCATCCGCAGAACGCGATCGCGAACGACTCCCGACTTCGTGACAACCACTGCAAGAACTTTGCCGGTGCTTAGCCGCGAGAAGTAAACATGCTCCAACTCATGGCGATCGTGGCCCGGAGACGATATGGCTACACCGACCCCCCGTGAGATGAGAGACAAGACGTGCGAGGTTCGTTCCAGAAACTCCTGAGGATCCCCGATTCCGAGAAACGAACTGGTAATCAGTTCCTGGTCGGCCTGCGAGATCTGCGCCCGGCCTGTGAGCTGCTCGACGTAATACCGATATCCCTGCGGAGAGGGAACCCGCCCCGCTGAGGTGTGCGGCTGCTCCAGCAGTCCGGCATCGGCCAGGTCGGCCATTACGTTCCGGATGGTCGCCGGGCTCAATCCATCCTTGTTGGCGCGAGCGAGCGTGCGTGAGCCAACCGGTTCGCCGGTTGAGATATAAGTCTCGACAATCGCGGTCAGGATCTCCTGTTCCCGCGACCCTATGTTGGAGCTTGGCATACTGCTAAGTTATTGATTCCGCTTGGATAATACCAGAGACCCGAGATACTCCTAGTGATTAGATGATAGGAACCTGAGTGGGATGCTGTCAAGATAGCACTCCGGGTTCGGGAGTGCTAAGCCTGGAAAAGGCGAACACGAAGGGCACGAAGGAGAACATCAAGGTCACAAAGCAAATAAAGTCGTCAAAACTGGTCTTCAAAAACTGATTCTTCCGTGACCTCCTCTTTTTTCCTTCGTGACCTTCGTGTTCGCCTCTCCCTAGGTTACCGGATCTCAATCACGCTCTCAGTCTTGTGCTCGGCAGCGCTCTGCGCGATCTGGCGCGCGAACGCGAAGAATGACTTGGCGTGCGGAGAATCCTCGCCTCCGAGAACTGCTGGTAAACCCGAATCGCCACCTTTGCGGACGTCCGGATCGAGTTCCACCGATCCCAGGTAAGGCACTCCGAATTGTTTCGCCGTGCGCTCTACTCCGCCCTTGGAGAAGATGTCGATCTCGTGGTGGCAGTGCGGACAGAGGAAGGTGCTCATGTTCTCGACCACGCCAAAGACGTCCACCTTCACGCCGCGAAACATTTCGATAGCTTTGCGCGCATCCTGAAGCGAAACATCTGAAGGCGTTGAGACAACAATTGCGCCAGTGAGCGGTACGGTTTGGAACAACGAGATCACCACGTCACCGGTTCCGGGCGGAAGATCGACGATCAGGAAATCCAGTTCCCCCCACTCCACCTGCTGCAGAAACTGTTTGATGATCGAGTGCAGCATCGGTCCGCGCCACACCAGAGGACGATCACCCGGGCTGATGAACCCAACCGAGATCACCTTCACGCCGTGATTGGTGAGAGGCGCAATGCGGTTTTCGCCGAGCACGTCAGGCTGGCGATTCACACCCATCATCAGAGGCACATTCGGTCCGTAGATATCGGCGTCGAGCAGGCCAACCTTGTAGCCCAGCTTGCCTAACGCCACGGCCAGATTCACCGCCACAGTGGTCTTTCCCACCCCGCCCTTACCCGAGCCGACCGCAATTACGTTCTGTACTCCCGGAAGAGGCATTGGCCCTTGCTGCGGCGGGCCGCCACCATGCATGTGTCCCACAGATGTCTCCTTGAAATCTTAATTATACGTTTGTGTCAGTGAATGGACTTCCTTGGTTTGTTCTCCTAGATTGTTAAGGAAAATGGTCGAAGCCTCTACAGTCTTCCCTCGTAAGCCACGGCACAGTTTGCCAGGCTCATGTCCATGTCGTGCTCAGATTCGCACCCACGTAAAACACACAGAACAAACCTGAACTACCCCCAGCAATCCTTTTCTTGGTAACCTGCATCTCACAACCTTAACTTAGCGTCCCAACTTCGCTCATCTGGCCCGTCTGTACTCGCTGACTGCCATTCAGAGATCAAACTGTCTCAGACGACAAAGGATTACAGTCGGAACAGCGATGCGAAACTCCCCCAAACATCCAAACCTTCTCCACGTGAGCCGCAGTGAGTGCGCATGCGCCTAAGTTTTCGGCTGATTTGTGCGCTTGTTGTCGTCCTGACGCTCGTGTCTCTTCTTTTCTCCTACGCCCAGTTCAAAGGAGAGAGACGTGGGCTGCAGCAGGACTTGCAAAGGCGCGCTCAGATCCTCGCCGACAGCCTGCAGGAAAGCGTTGAACCCGCGCTGGAAAAACGTTCGCGACGGACTCTGCAGCAACTCGTGGAACGCTTCGGCAATCGAGAACACCTGGCTGGAATCGCGATTTACGATCAACAAGAAGTTCCCATCGCCATGACCTCCAGCCTGCGGAAGCGTTTTCCTGACGATGCCTTTGCGCCTTCCAAGATCAAGACATACAGTCGGAACGCAAGGGAATTTCTGTGGCTCAACTCTGTCTATCTGAACGTTCACGCTGTTCCTTTGGATACGGATCAAGGCCCTGCCGGCACGCTGGTCGTGGTCCACGATGCCGACTACATCAACGCGCAAAACTCGAAGTTCTGGAAGCGGGTTTCCCTGCGCATGATAGTAGAGATCTTCCTGATCGGCATTACCGCGCTGCTGATT containing:
- the hrcA gene encoding heat-inducible transcriptional repressor HrcA; amino-acid sequence: MPSSNIGSREQEILTAIVETYISTGEPVGSRTLARANKDGLSPATIRNVMADLADAGLLEQPHTSAGRVPSPQGYRYYVEQLTGRAQISQADQELITSSFLGIGDPQEFLERTSHVLSLISRGVGVAISSPGHDRHELEHVYFSRLSTGKVLAVVVTKSGVVRDRVLRMERDVSQTELENAANYINLNFQGWTIELIRTELARRIERERSEYDKLMSSLEQLYRGGALHQEEDPKTVWVEGVSNLIVKDTDRERLREMLRVLEEKQRIVELLSSYVDTKQEAVRVVIGLEDRLPEMRNLVLIGAPARVGQQVVGSLAVIGPTRMDYEHTITAVSYIAQLFDKVLNENE
- a CDS encoding Mrp/NBP35 family ATP-binding protein, producing the protein MHGGGPPQQGPMPLPGVQNVIAVGSGKGGVGKTTVAVNLAVALGKLGYKVGLLDADIYGPNVPLMMGVNRQPDVLGENRIAPLTNHGVKVISVGFISPGDRPLVWRGPMLHSIIKQFLQQVEWGELDFLIVDLPPGTGDVVISLFQTVPLTGAIVVSTPSDVSLQDARKAIEMFRGVKVDVFGVVENMSTFLCPHCHHEIDIFSKGGVERTAKQFGVPYLGSVELDPDVRKGGDSGLPAVLGGEDSPHAKSFFAFARQIAQSAAEHKTESVIEIR